A genomic segment from Nicotiana tabacum cultivar K326 chromosome 7, ASM71507v2, whole genome shotgun sequence encodes:
- the LOC107771644 gene encoding T-complex protein 1 subunit alpha has protein sequence MAYQGQTLDISGDRQSGQDVRTQNVTACQAVANIVKSSLGPVGLDKMLVDDIGDVTITNDGATILRMLEVEHPAAKVLVELAELQDREVGDGTTSVVIIAAELLKGANELVRHKIHPTSIISGYRLAMREACKYVEEKLAVKVDKLGKDSLVNCAKTSMSSKLIAADSDFFANMVVEAVQAVKMTNARGEVKYPIKGINLLKAHGKSAKDSYLLKGYALNTGRAAQGMPLRVSPARIACLDFNLQKTKMQMGVQVLVTDPRELERIRQREADMTKERIQKLLSAGANVVLTSKGIDDMALKYFVEAGAIAVRRVRKEDLRHVAKATGATVVSTFADMEGEETFEPSLLGHAEEVVEERIADDDVIMVKGTKNSSSVSLILRGANDFMLDEMERALHDALCIVKRTLESTTVVAGGGAVEAALCVYLEYLATTLGSREQLAIAQFAESLLVIPKVLANNAAKDSSDLVSKLRSCHYLAQTKADKKHLSSMGLDLAKGTVRNNLEAGVIEPAMSKVKIIQFATEAAITILRIDDMIRLVKDESQNDD, from the exons ATGGCGTATCAAGGACAAACTCTTGATATTTCCGGCGACCGCCAGTCCGGTCAGGATGTTCGCACCCAAAATG TGACTGCATGTCAAGCAGTTGCTAACATTGTCAAATCTTCGCTTGGACCTGTTGGCCTCGATAAG ATGCTTGTTGATGATATTGGCGACGTAACAATTACTAATGACGGTGCCACTATTCTGAGGATGTTAGAAGTTGAGCATCCAGCTGCCAAG GTTCTTGTTGAGTTGGCTGAACTCCAAGATCGAGAAGTTGGTGATGGAACAACCTCAGTCGTTATTATAGCTGCAGAGTTGCTTAAG GGAGCAAATGAGTTGGTGAGGCACAAAATTCATCCGACCTCGATAATCAGCGGATATAGG CTAGCAATGAGGGAAGCGTGCAAATATGTCGAAGAAAAGTTGGCTGTTAAG GTTGATAAACTTGGAAAAGATTCTCTTGTAAACTGTGCCAAGACAAGCATGTCATCAAAGTTGATAGCAGCTGATAGTGACTTCTTTGCTAATATG GTTGTTGAAGCAGTACAGGCAGTCAAGATGACTAATGCGAGGGGTGAAGTTAAATATCCTATCAAG GGTATTAATTTACTTAAAGCACATGGGAAAAGTGCAAAAGATAGCTATCTATTGAAGGGTTATGCTCTGAATACTGGCCGTGCTGCCCAAGGAATGCCACTGAGAGTTTCGCCTGCACGGATTGCTTGTCTTGACTTCAATCTTCAAAAGACAAAAATGCAGATGGGTGTTCAAGTATTGGTAACTGATCCTCGAGAGCTTGAGAGGATTCGCCAAAG AGAAGCTGACATGACAAAAGAACGGATTCAGAAACTTTTGAGTGCGGGAGCCAATGTGGTCCTGACTTCAAAAGGGATTGATGACATGGCACTGAAG TACTTTGTGGAAGCTGGTGCCATTGCAGTTAGACGTGTACGCAAAGAGGATTTGCGCCATGTTGCCAAGGCAACTGGCGCAACTGTG GTCTCAACATTTGCGGATATGGAAGGAGAAGAAACTTTTGAACCATCACTTCTTGGACATGCTGAAGAGGTAGTGGAGGAGCGGATTGCTGATGATGATGTGATTATGGTAAAAGGAACCAAAAACTCAAGTTCG GTTTCATTAATACTTAGAGGTGCAAATGACTTTATGCTTGATGAGATGGAGAGGGCCCTCCATGATGCTTTATGCATTGTGAAGAGAACACTTGAGTCGACAACT GTTGTTGCTGGTGGTGGGGCTGTTGAGGCTGCTTTATGTGTCTACTTGGAGTACCTAGCTACTACCCTTGGGTCAAGGGAGCAGCTGGCTATTGCACAATTTGCTGAATCCTTACTTGTCATACCTAAG GTTCTTGCAAATAATGCTGCAAAAGATTCCAGTGACTTGGTATCTAAACTACGTTCATGTCACTACCTTGCACAAACCAAAGCTGATAAGAAGCATCTATCAAG CATGGGACTGGATCTAGCGAAGGGCACTGTGCGAAATAACTTGGAAGCTGGAGTGATTGAGCCTGCAATGAGCAAAGTAAAAATAATACAG TTTGCTACGGAAGCAGCTATTACTATTCTGAGAATCGATGACATGATAAGGCTTGTCAAAGATGAGAGCCAGAATGATGATTAG
- the LOC142162199 gene encoding uncharacterized protein LOC142162199: MAVDGTSSSPAAPTPDQNVYLVHHHHPLYIHPSDTQGTIFISIQLQGPENYSLWSRSMKIVLHGKNKLGFVLGTCRKHMFDPSLHELWDRCNAIMLAWIINTVAPNLLSSVIYTSDAHKVWEDLRERFDKVNASRSFYLHNEIGKLTQCSLLVFENFSKLRELWDEYEALVPPPSCGCPESRKNVEHYQLGKLYQFLLA; the protein is encoded by the coding sequence ATGGCTGTTGACGGAACTTCCTCTAGTCCAGCTGCTCCAACACCAGATCAGAATGTATATTtagttcatcatcatcatccactCTACATTCACCCGTCTGATACACAAGGTACAATTTTCATCTCAATTCAACTTCAAGGTCCTGAGAATTATTCACTGTGGAGTAGATCTATGAAGATTGTTCTGCATGGTAAAAACAAGTTAGGTTTTGTGCTAGGAACATGTAGAAAACATATGTTTGATCCTAGTTTACATGAGCTATGGGATAGGTGTAATGCTATTATGTTGGCCTGGATAATAAATACTGTGGCTCCAAATCTGCTTAGTTCTGTAATATACACCTCTGATGCTCACAAGGTTTGGGAAGATCTTCGTGAGAGATTTGATAAAGTCAATGCATCTAGATCCTTCTACTTACACAACGAAATTGGGAAACTAACACAATGTTCATTGTTAGTGTTTGAAAATTTTTCAAAACTGAGAGAGTTGTGGGATGAATATGAGGCTTTAGTTCCTCCTCCTTCATGTGGTTGTCCAGAATCTAGGAAAAATGTAGAACATTATCAACTTGGAAAGTTGTATCAGTTCTTACTAGCCTAA